CGATGTCCTGGTCAGCGCCGACTGGGCTGAGCAGAACCTGAACACCGACAAGGTCGTGCTCGTCGAGGTCGACGAGGACACCACCGCCTACGACGGCGGCCACATCGCCGGCGCGATCAAGCTCGACTGGAAGGCCGACCTGCAGGACCAGGTCCGTCGCGACTTCCTCAACCAGGAGCAGTTCTCCGATCTTCTGTCGGCACGCGGCGTCGCCAACGACGACACCGTGATCCTCTACGGCGGCAACAACAACTGGTTCGCCGCGTACGCCTACTGGTACTTCAAGCTGTACGGCCACAAGGACGTCCGCCTGCTCGACGGTGGACGCAAGAAGTGGGAGCTCGACGGCCGCCCGCTGTCGACCGACGCCGTGTCGCGCCAGGCCACCTCGTACAAGGCGGAGGCCCCCGACCTGTCGATCCGCGCGTTCCGCGACGAGGTCATCGACGCCATCGGTACCAAGAACCTGCTCGACATCCGTTCGCCCGACGAGTACTCGGGCAAGATCCTGGCGCCTGCGCACCTCCCGCAGGAGCAGAGCCAGCGTCCCGGCCACATCCCCGGCGCGGTCAACGTGCCGTGGAGCAAGGCCGCGAACGAGGACGGCACCTTCAAGTCCGACGAAGAGCTCAAGGAGCTCTACGACGGTGTCGGTATCGACCCCGCCAAGGGCACCATCGCCTACTGCCGCATCGGCGAGCGCTCGTCGCACAGCTGGTTCGCACTGACCCAGCTGCTCGGCTACGACAACGTCAAGAACTACGACGGCAGCTGGACCGAATACGGCTCTCTGGTCGGCGCCCCCATCGAGCTCGGAGAATAGACATGTGTGCAGCACCGAAACAGGGGCAGAAACTGCCCGCCGGAGTCGACGTCGAGAAGGAGACCGTCCTGACCGGTCAGGTTCTCGACGCTGACGGATCGCCCGTGGCGGGCGCGTTCGTCCGCCTGCTCGACGGGACCCGCGAGTTCACCGCCGAGGTCGTCGCGAGCGGAACCGGCGACTTCCGGTTCTTCGCGGCGCCCGGCACGTGGACCATCCGCGCGCTCTCGTCGCGGGGCAACGGTGAGACCACCGTGACCCCGGACGGAACCGGCGTGTTCGAACACGACGTGACGGTCGCCCCGGCCTGACCCACGTCATCTCGACAACGAGTCGCCCTCATCGCATCGCGGTGGGGGCGACTCGTTTCTTCGTGTGTGACTACCGCGGGTCGACGAATGTGTAGAGCGCGGTGAACCTGCCCGCCCGGACGTGTGCGACGTCCATCCCGCTCACCACCGCGGGCGCGCCCGCAGGCCCCAGCGCCCAGGAGATCCTGCCGAGGTCGTCGATGACGGCGGGCTCGACGCTGACGGTGAACGTCAGCCCCGGTGCGTCGAGCTGCAGCGTTCGGATCTTCGCGTCGATCGCGTCGTGCCCGGACACCGATCCCTCGGCGTCGTAGAAGTCCGCGTCGGGGTCGTAGAGAGCCTCGATCAGCTCGCGCCGGGCGGAGTCGTCAGTGGTGTTGAACACCTCGAGGACGTTGCGGCGCATGACATCTGCGATTGCATCGGACGGATTCGCGCTGGTGGGATTCGTCACGGGAACCTCTATGGTGATGATCGGAGGGCGATCGTCGCCCGGATGATCGGTGACCCGAAAGTACATGACATGTCACGTAAAGGCCAGCCGCGGGGCACCCCGTGGCTGACGCCTGCGCAGCAGCAGACGTGGCGCTCGTACATGGGGCTCTCATTGCAGATGACCTACGAGATGAACCGCCAGCTCTCCGAGGACGCCGATCTCTCCCTCGCCGACTACTCGGTGCTCGTCGCCCTGGCCGACAGCGAGGACGGACGACGCGGGCTCACCGAACTAGCGACCGAGATCGGATGGGAACGCAGTCGGCTGTCGCATCACCTGAAGCGGATGTGCAGCCGCGGGCTGACCGAGCGACATCCGTCGCGAACCGACGGTCGGGCCACCGATGCGACTCTGACGTCGGCCGGCCGCGTCGCCCTGGAGTCCGCGTCCGCCGGTCACGTGGACCTGGTGCAGCGCCTGTTCTTCGCGCCCCTCGACGAGACGGACGTCGTGTCACTCGGCGAGGTTCTCGACCGGCTGCGGACACACGTGCGCGACGCGGGCACCCTGTGACCCCTCGATGAGTACCGGCGTGACGCGGTCTCGACGTTTCGTCGTAGAATCGGGGACGTGGTCATCTTCTTCGAAGTCCTGCTGGTCATTGCGACGCTCGCGATCGTCTGGTTCGGCCTGTACACGCTGTACCGGTTGATCAACGACGAGTCGTGATCCGCACCCCCGCTGCGCTCACACCCCACGGGGACACACATGCCGACCGATGACGAGTCCGGCGCGGAACCGACGCCGCCCGTCATCGCGGGCAATGACGCGATCGCGGCCGCCGAGGAGCGCGCCGCGCACACCGCCGACGCCAACATCCCGAATCTCGCCGGGCTCCCGTTGCCCGACGACACCGCCAACCTACGCCAGGGCCCGGATCTGCATCCGGGTCTCCTCGGCCTTCTGCCCCTGGTCGGTGTCTGGCGCGGTCTGGGCGAGGGTAACGACCCGGCTTCGGGCGCCTACCACTTCGGGCAGCAGATCGTCATCAGTCACGACGGACAGAACTACCTGAGCTGGGAGTCGCGCTCCTGGGTGATCGACGACGACGCCCAGTACGTCGGCCCCAGCCTGCGCGAGTCGGGATTCTGGCGGATCAGCGGTCCCGACAGCGACGAGACGATCGAGTTCCTCCTGACGCACGCCGAGGGGTGGATCGAGCTGTTCTACGGCTCGCCGTTGAACCAGACGTCCTGGGAACTCGTGACCGATGTGGTGATCACGTCGGCGTCCGGCACGGCCGACGGTCGTCAGATCGGTGGCGCCAAGCGTCTTTACGGTCTCGTGGAGGACGGTGACCTCGCCTACGTGGAAGAACGTGTCGACGCCGACGGCGACCTCGTCCCCCGCCTCTCCGCCAAGTTGCAACGTCACATCGGCTGACGTCCCGTCAGTGAAGTAGCACTACTGAGGTGTGTCGGATACTGGACTAAGGGTTGATGCGCGCAATGCCCTGTTGGTGAGAAGCTGACAGGATGATGATTGCGAGCGCGAATGTGCCGGGCGAACGCGAGACGCTGATCGAGATCTACGGAGATCAGCGCAAGGCACTCCTCGTCACTCTCGATGGACTCTCCGAGGACGACGCGCGCAAGGCATCCACCGTCAGCGAGCTGACCCTCGGCGGTCTCGTGAAGCACCTGACAAATGTCGAGAAGTACTGGATCACCACGATCGCCGAGGCCGATCCCGACGCCGAGTTCGACGTGGCCGGCGCCGAGAACGCCTACACGCTGATCGACGGCGAGACGTTCGCGGACTGGCTGGCCGAGTACCGCGATCAGGCGCAGCGCACCGACGAGTTCATCGCGACCGTGCCCGACCTGGACCTGTTGATCCCCGTCCCGACGGCGCCGTGGGCGCCGGTCCGCCAGCACCACACGGTGCGGCGCATCCTGCTGCACCTCTTCCGCGAGACCGCGCAGCACAGCGGTCATGCCGACCTGATCCGTGAGGCGATCGACGGACAGAGCACCACCATGACGATGGCGTCGGACGCCAACCGGAGCTCCGACCGGGCCTGACCGGGCCAGGCCTGCCCTCAGGGGCTGACCCGACCCCGGACATGGGACGACCCCCGCACCGCTCCCTTGGGGAGCCGAGCCTGTCAGGACATGACAGGGATGCGGGGGCCGGGCGACCACCGGGGATTCGCAGGGTGACGGCGCCGCTGTCACGTCAACCGTGACGGGCGGTTTCGCACCGGGGAACCCGGGCAACACGCCACCTAACTGATGGTCACCTCACGTGTCCATATGTTTTTCAACTGCAGACCACCTCCTTCCTCGTGTACGCACGACGCTACGCGCGCTCCGACCGGTCGGCAACGGATTAATCGATTCGGGATTTACGCGGCCCGCGAACGCGACCGCGCCTGTCGGCGTTGACAACCGAGATCCACCACGCGAGCCGTACCGGTGTCCGACGGCAGTCGGTGGGTCACCAGGACGACGGTGCGATCCGGTGCGATCAACCCGCTGTCGGGGTCGAGCAGCGCGCGGTGCAGTCGGTCGGACTCGGTGCGGTCGAGATGCTCGCACGGCTCGTCGAGTAGCAGCACGGGTGCCGGGTTTATCACCGCACGCGCGAGCAGCAGACGTCGGCGTTGCCCCGCGCTCATCGCGTCGGCGCCGCTGTCGAGGACGGTGTCGAGGCCGTCGGGCAGGCCGACCACCCAGCGGTGCAGGCCGACCGAGCCGAGAACCTGGTGCAGCAGTTCGTCGGCGGCGTCACCCCGGGACACGAGGAGGTTCTCCCGCACCGTCGTCGCGAAGACGTGGCCGTCCTCCCCGAAGTAGCGCACCGCGTCGTCGGGCGTCGAGCCCGGCGTGTGCACCGCACCGGCAACGGGGTCGAGCAGACCGGCGAGCGTGAGCAGCAGGGTCGTCTTGCCGCACCCGCTCGGCCCGACGATCGCGACGCGGTCGCCGGGTTCGATGGAGTCGAGGTCGGTGTCGGGGCCGAACACAGTGGTGCCCGTGTGACCCCACCGCAGGCCGTCGGTCCGCACAGTCGGAGTCACATCGGGCGGGATCGGTCGGGACAGGGTCGGCCGGGGCAGGGTCGGTCGGGGTACGGGCGAGAGGTCGGTGACCGGGCCGGCGCCGTCGACGAGGTCCATCACCCGCGCCGAGGCGAGGCGGCTGCGGTGGAGCTGCCGACCGGCATCGATGAGCGAACCGGCGGTCTCGAAAGCGCTTAGCGGTAACAGGATCAGCACACCGATGGTCGTGGCGTTCGACGTCGAGCTCATCCCCAGGGCGATAAGGGATGCGGTCACCGTCGTGAGCGCGAGGGCGGCGGGCAGTACCGCGGCCGCGAGGGATTCGGTGCGTCGACCTCGGTCATGGGCCTCGAGCGCCCGACGTTCGGCGTCCTCGGCTCGGCTCAGCAGCCGGTCCCGACGGCCGGCCACGACGAGCTCCGGTGCGTGCCACAGCAGCGTGGTGGTGATCTCGGCGACCTCGTCGCGCGCGGTGTGGGCGTCGCGTTCCGAGCGGGCGGCGCCCGCGGCGGCCGCGATCGGGGCCACGACTCCGGCGAGAACCCACGCGGCGGCCATCGCGACGCCTGCCCACGGCGATATCCACGCCATGACCGCGACGGCGGCGATCGCGGTGACCGCTGCGGATCCGATGGGGATGAGTCCTCGGATGAGGGCGTTGCCCACCTCGTCGATGTCGTCGCCGCTGCGCGAGACGATCTCGGCGCGACGCAACGTCACCGAGTACGACGGCGACCCGCCCGCCAGCGCGCGGTAGAGCCGCGCACGGGCGGTGGCCATCGCGTCGAGCGCGAGATCGTGCGTGGCCAGGCGTTCGAGATACCGCAGCAGGGCTCGCGAGATACCCAGTGCACGAACGGCGGTGACCGCCACCGACAACGCCAGCACCGGCGGCATCTGCCACGCCCGGGTGATCAACCACGCCGACAACCCGGCCAGCGCGAGTGCGCTCATCGCGGCCGCGGCGCCGAGCAGCAGGGACTTGGCGACCGGTCCGGCGCGGAGTCCGAGCAGTCGCAGCGCGCGTATCAGCGGATCAGACACGGACCGCACCCATCTCGATCACGCGCTCGGCGCACGCGAGCACAGCCGGGCGGTGACTGACGACGATCACCGTGTCGCCCGCGGCGGCGCGGGCGCGCAGGGCGTCCATCACCCGGGCCTCGGACTCGTCGTCGAGGTGTGCGGTGGGCTCGTCGAGGAGCAGCAGCCGCGCGGGCGACGCCAGCACCCGGGTGAGCGCAAGGCGTTGTCGCTGGCCGGCCGAGATGCCCACCCCACCGGTGCCGATCAGGGTGTCGATGCCGTCGGGTAGTTCCCGCACGACGGTGTCGAAACCGACGGCACGCGCGGCGGTGTCGATCGACGAGCGGTCGGCGTCGAAGAGCGAGAGGTTGTCGGCGACGCTGCCGGGTAACACCACCGGCGGCTCGGCCAGCCAGGCGATGTCGCCGACGGCTGGCCCGGACACGGGGGTGTCGCCGATCAACACGACGCCCTCGTCGGGGCGGATCAGGCCGGCGATGGCCTGCAGGGTGGTGCTCTTCCCGGTGCCGTTGTCGCCGGTGATGACGGTGATCGCGCCGCGTTCGCACCGTGCGGTGAGGCCGCGCGGGGCCCACCCGTCGCGGTCCACGATCCCCACGCCCACGAACTCCACCCCCGTCGACTGGGCGGTTACGGACGTCGACTGGGCACGTACGGACGTTGGTTGGGCACTTACCGACGTTGGTTGGGCACTCGACGCGTGTAGGTGCCCAACTGATGGGTGTACGTGCCCAACTGGCGGGTCGAGGATCGCGAGGACATCGTCGGCGGCGACGCGACCGGCCTCGGAGTTGTGGAACTGCGTGCCCACCGACCGCAGCGGCAGGTAGACCTCCGGGGCCAGGATCAAAGCGAGGATGCCCGCGTAGAGGCCCATGTCGCCGTACACCAGCCGCAACCCGATTCCCACGGCCACGACGGCGACGCACAGCGTCGCCAACAGCTCGAGGACCGCGCCGGAGAGGAACGCGATCCGGAGCGCGCCCATCGTCGAACGCCGGTTCGCCTGACCCAACGCACTGACACGATCGGCGGGCTCGTCGGCACGGTGCAGCGCACGCAGGGTGGGAATGCCGGCCACGAGATCGAGCAGCTGGGCGGCCTGTCGGTTCATCGCGTCGAGGCGTGCACGGGTCCGGTGCCGGGTCATCAGACCGATGAGGACCATGAACACCGGGATCAGCGGCAGCGTCACGACGACGATCACCGCGGACGTGAGGTCGGTGAAGGCCATCACGACGATCACCGCCGGCGTGACGGTCACCGACAGCACCAGCGATGGCACGAACGACGTCAGGTACGGACCCAGTCCCTCGAGTCCCCGGGTCAGGACGGTCACCAGATCGCCGCGCCTGCGCTGTAGGTCGCGCGGGCTCGTGTGTGCCGGGTCGGTGAGTGTCCGCAGCGCCGCGCCCCGGAGTTCGGCGATCACCGCCGCCGACGCACGATGGGCGTATCGGTCCTGGAACAGGGTCGCGACCACCCGGACGACGAATGCCACCGCCAGCATCACCAGGTGCGCCTGCTGCGCGTCCACCGACCTCGCGCCGGGGTCGGTGACCAACTCGGAGAGGATCGCGGCGATGGCCACCGCGCCGACGATGACCGCCGCCGCCGTGACCACCCCCATGACGCTGGTGAGCACGACGTAGCGGCGTGCGCTCGGGGACCGCCGCAGCAGTCGGGGGTCGATCGGCGGTCGCGGTGTCGTGCTCATCGCGACCGATCCTCGGCAACCGTGTCGGTGGGCGCGCGCATCGACAGCCCGATCGACGACGGGATGTCGCGGGTCGAGATCCGTTGCCGGAAGACCCAGTACGTCCACGCCTGATAGCCGACGACCACCGGGACCATCACGATCGATGCCCAGCTGATCACGGTGAGTGTGTAGTGGCTCGAGGCGGCACCCGCGATGGCCAGGTCGAAGGCGGGATCGATGGTCGAGGGGATCAGCGCCTGCCACAGTGTGCCGAAGACGATCACCGCCACCGCCGCGATGGTCAGGCTCGTGGCCGCGAACGCCGATGCCTCACGTCGCGCCGTCGTGGCCACCGCGGTCAGGACGGCCGCGACCGCGGCAACCGCGAGAGCGATTGCGGTGACGTCGGTTCCGTGCTCCGCCTGGTTCCACAGCCCGAAGGCAAGCACCACCACGGCAGCGGGAACGGCGAGGCGACGGGCTACGGTCATCGACGCGACACGCATCTCGTCCGCGGTCTTCAGCGAGAGGAACACCGCTCCGTGCGTGAGGAACAGGATGGTCGTCGCAGCACCGCCGAGCAGGGCGTAGGGATGGACGAGATCGCCGACGCCGCCGACGAACTGGTGGCCGGAATCGATGGGCAACCCACGCATGAGGTTCGCGAACGCGACTCCCCACAGAAAGGCCGGCAACCACGAGCCCAGTCCGATGCCGACATCGCACCACCGTCGCCAGCGGGGGTCGTCGATCTTGCCCCGCCACTCGATGGCCACCACCCGCGCGATGAGTCCCACGAGAATCAGCAGCAGCGGCAGGTACAGCGCACTGAACATCGTTGCGTACCAACCGGGGAACGCCGCGAACATCGCGCCCGCCCCGGTGATGACCCACACCTCGTTGCCGTCCCACACCGGGCCGATGGTGTTGATCAGTACGCGCCGTCGGACATCGCCCTCCTCCGACGTCTCGCCGCGTCGTCGTCCGACGAACGGCATCAACATGCCTACCCCGAAGTCGAACCCCTCGAGCAGGAAGTAGCCGGCGAACAGCACGGCCACCACCACGAACCAGATCTCCGGAAGACTCATCGGAACCGACCTCTCACCTAGTAGGCAAACGAAAGCTTCTCGGACGCCACATCGTCTGCGTCGTCGCCGTCGGGCGGCGAGTCGTCGGTCGGCGGGTGGGCGTCGTGGGCCAGCGGCCCCTCGACCGCGTAACGGCGGATCAGTGAGAACCAGACCACTGCCAACACGCCGTATACCAGCGTGAACGTGATCAGCGACACCAGCACGGTCGCGCTCGAGTTGTTCGAGACCCCCTGCTGCACGGTCAGGTGGATGTTCGGGTCGCCCGTCGGGTTGGGCACCACCATCCAGGGCTGACGGCCCATCTCGGTGAACACCCAGCCGGAACTGTTGGCCAGGAACGGGGTCGGGATGGCCGCGATCGCCAGGCGCCCCAGCCACTTCGAGTCGGGCACCCGCCCCTTGCGGGTGAACCACAGTCCCGCCAGTGCCAGCAGCGCGGAGCCCGCGGCCCAGCCGATCATCGCGCGGAATGCCCAGTACGTGACGAAGAGGTTGGGTCGGTAGTCACCCGGTCCGACGGTCTCGTTGTAGTGCTGCTGCATCTCGGCGACGCCGGGCAGCGTCGCGTCGAAGGTGTTGGTCGCCAGGAACGATGTGAGATTCGGCAGCTGGATGACCCGGGTGATCGAGTCACAGTTGTTGTGCGTGCCGATCGTCAACAATGAGAAGGACGCACCGGTCTCGGTGTGACACAGCGACTCCGCCGACGCCATCTTCATCGGCTGCTGCTCGAACATCAACTTGCCCTGCACATCTCCGGTGATTGCGAGCGCAACACCGGAGACGACGATCACCCACAGTGCGAACCGCGTCACCGGTCGGTACAGGGTGCGGGCGTCGGTACGCAGCGTCGACGCCAGTTCGACGTCGACGGTCCGCTTCGCCCGCCGTGAGTTTCGGATCATCCACCACAGGCCGATGCCGGCGACGAAGGTACCCGCGGTGAGGAACGATCCGGCGACCGCATGTGGGAACGCCGACAGTGCGGTGTTGTTGGTCATCACGGCCCAGAAGTCCACGAGTTCAGCTCGTTTGGTCTCAGGGTTGAAGCGCGCCCCGACCGGGTGCTGCATCCAGGAGTTGGCCGCGATGATGAAGTAGGCGGAGGCGTTGACACCGATCGCGACGAGCCAGATGCAGGCGAGATGCACCTTCTTCGGCAGTCGCGCCCACCCGAAGATCCAAAGACCCAGAAAGGTGGACTCGAGGAAGAACGCGACGAGACCCTCGAGAGCCAGCGGCGCACCGAAGACGTCGCCGACGAAGCGGCTGTACTCGCTCCAGTTCATCCCGAACTGGAACTCCTGCACGATCCCGGTGGCGACACCGAGTGCGAAGTTGATCAGGAACAATTTCCCGAAGAACTTGGTGGCGCGGTACCACTGCTCGTTCCCGGTGATGGTCCACACGGTCTGCATCACCGCGACCATCGGCGCCAGACCGATCGTCAGCGGCACCAGGATGAAGTGGTAGACCGTCGTGATCCCGAATTGCCATCGCGAGATGTCGAGCGCGTTCATCACGGGACCTCACTGTCCGAGTGGTGCTACTACCGTCCGTAGTACTACAGCCGACCGTAGACCTGGGCAGCACTGATCGCCAGAGGTCAGGGGTGTCTCGTGCACCACAGGACGGGCGCCGAGGACGTTCACGCAACGGTCGGCCGGAGGCCGAACGGCGACGTCAGGTGGAGATGGCCCGATCGACCAGCAGACCGAACTCCTCGGCTCGGGCCGGGACGGGCATGGTGTACCCGTTGAGCTCGGTCACCCGGGCGGCGAGAGTGATGCTGGAGAGCAGCCAGACCCCGTCGGCGGCAATGAGATCCGCGGTCCGGAGACGTCGGGTCTCGGTCCGGAAACCCTCTTTCTCGGCCAGCGCGAACAGAGCCTGCTGCGCCGTCCCGTGCAGGATCCCATTCTTCGCCGGCGGCGTCAGCAACGCGTCACCGTTGAGAACCACGACCGTCGCCCGGGGACTCTCGAGCACATCGCCCTCGCTGCTGGTGTAGATCACGTCGTCGACGCCCTGCCCGGATGCGTATCGCAATGCGGCCATGTTCGTCGCGTAGCTCAGAGTCTTCGCGCCGATCAGCTGCCACGGTGCGTCGGCCGCGTGATCGATGGAATAGCCGCGCGGCAGCGTGATGACCTTCACGCCGTCGGCGCGCGAGGTCGCGACCCGTGCGGGCACGGGACCAACGGTCAGGTAGGCCGTCGCCTCGTTGGATTCACGCGTGATGCCGGTCTCGGCGTGGTCGCGTTCGACCACCGCGCCGGCGGGCGCACTCTCCCGACCACGGGAGTAGACGAGCCGCATCATGCCCTCGGTCGACTTGCCGTTCTTGTCGGCCCAGACCCGCTGACCGGTGTCGATCGCCGACCGCCAGGCCTCGATGTCAGGCTTCGGCAGATCCAGCGCGGCGGCGCTGCGGCCGAGCCGCTTGAGATGCAGACCCACGCATCGGGCGGTGCCCTCACGCACCAGAAGGGTCTCGAAGATGCCGTCGCCACGCACCGCCGCGAGGTCGTCGGCATGCAGAAAAGGCACGTCAGGGTCGAGAACGGCACCGTCGATGGTCACGAGGATCGGTTGCGACATGGGCGTCAGCCTAGCGGGTGCTCGTACGATGGATGAGTGACCGACTCGCTCGGCGGCCCCACCGCCACCCCCTCTCCCCTCCTAGTCGCGCAGCGGTCCGCCGGCGCGGTCGGTGGACCCGATGAATCACCCGATTCCGGAGTCGCCTGGCACTTCGGAGATCCACTGGCGGAGCAGCGTTCGGCCGAACGCTCCGCCGTCGTGATCGACCGTTCACACCGCGGGATCATCGAGATCAGCGGCGACGAGCGACTGAGCTGGCTGCACACGATCTCCAGTCAGTTCGTCAGCAACCTCGCCGACCGCACCTCGGCGGAGAACCTCAGCCTCGACCTCAACGGTCGGGTGGAAGATCATTTCGTCGTCACCGACATCGACGAGCTCACCTTCCTCGACACCGAGCGCGAGCGCCTCGACCCGCTGCTCGGCTTCCTGCAGAAGATGGTCTTCTGGGCCAAGGCCGAACCCGTGCTGCGTGACGACCTCGCGATCCTGACGCTGCTGGGTCCCGACACCGTCACCGGACCGATCGCCGATCTCCTCGAGATCCCCGCGCATGCCTCGACCTATCAGGCCGGTCGCTTCCCCGAGCAGCGCCACGACGACGAGCCGTCGGGCTTCTGGCGCATCATGCCGCCGTTCGGCGATCCCGACTCGATCGGCGTCCGGACGATGCCGCGCGTCGACGTGATGGTGCCCGCGACCCAGCTCACCGAGTGGTGGCAACGGCTCACCGAGGCCGGCGCCAAGCCCGCGGGCATGTGGACCTACGAGGCCCTGCGGGTCGCGGCCGGGTTCCCGCGCCTGGGTCTCGACACCGACGACCGGACCATCCCGCACGAGGTCGAGTGGATCGGCGG
This window of the Williamsia phyllosphaerae genome carries:
- the ygfZ gene encoding CAF17-like 4Fe-4S cluster assembly/insertion protein YgfZ codes for the protein MTDSLGGPTATPSPLLVAQRSAGAVGGPDESPDSGVAWHFGDPLAEQRSAERSAVVIDRSHRGIIEISGDERLSWLHTISSQFVSNLADRTSAENLSLDLNGRVEDHFVVTDIDELTFLDTERERLDPLLGFLQKMVFWAKAEPVLRDDLAILTLLGPDTVTGPIADLLEIPAHASTYQAGRFPEQRHDDEPSGFWRIMPPFGDPDSIGVRTMPRVDVMVPATQLTEWWQRLTEAGAKPAGMWTYEALRVAAGFPRLGLDTDDRTIPHEVEWIGGPDEFGAVHLEKGCYRGQETVARVHNLGKPPRRLVLLQLDGSADTRPSTGDPVTAEGRAIGRVGTVIDHYEYGPIALALIKRSVPVDTPLVAGGADATIDPTSLRADDRIQAGRAAIEGLRSR